The Salvia hispanica cultivar TCC Black 2014 unplaced genomic scaffold, UniMelb_Shisp_WGS_1.0 HiC_scaffold_1259, whole genome shotgun sequence genome contains the following window.
GATTTTTCCGAATTTCCATGATTGAAGGTTATGTTTgtcctttttaatattccactGCCAATGCTTATGATCTTTGGTAAAAGCTTGGTATTATTTCCTATTGGGTGTAcgatttgatattttcaaaacacgTGCTTGATAATGATTTCTTTCTGCGTACTTCAATTTTATAGCTGAAATAAGAGATTAAGTAATACTCCtactttttattgaatttggaTGAATTAAGTCATGGCCCTTTTGTCATTTAATTTGCCTCGTTTCAATTCATCATTGAATTCAAACAAACTATTTGTCAATTGTTGGAATACACTGATGAGTGATGAATAAACTTGGGATTGATTATTGTTGAGATTAATATAACCGTagtctttcttcttttttggcattatggagtagtaatttggGATGATAGTACAAGCCTTATAATTTCGGTTTTCACATAGATGAGTCAGTATTCGtttttaattagattattCCATTGTGGTTGaatcatttcttctttttttagcaaaaagctattttactctcttttatattattctctatttgtttctccatctctatcttttttcttGCCTACTTTACTTTCCATTAacttaactcacttttaaTACAATTTCTTACATTGAATGCCGAAAATAAACATCTCTACTACATAGGGACGGAGGagtaaatagtttaataatgcgaatatataaattttttaatttggtaatAATCAACTATGGCACATTTGCAAATATGGaaatataagattttaaagaagaaaaggatGGGATCCAATTGATAGTACTAGAAGTTAGATTAataatgatcaaatttcatatAGATGTGATAGAGAGTAGAATAGGTTCCATCATTAACCTTAACCCTCAAATATccgatttatattttttttccttctaaatCCGatttagaaaaggaaaagaaaaaaaaaattctatactactacaaattgAATTAGTGAAACCTAATTAACCCTCGCCGCTCAaattctctctatttataaAGTGAATTCCATCACAAATACCACAAGATGGATTCCAATTTCCCTAACCACGACGTTGTAACAGAAATCCTCTTGCATTGTCCATTCACATCCCTCTTGAGATTCCGAAGCGTCTGCAAATCATGGCGCGATCACATCGATTCTGAACCTTTCAGAAAATCGCACATTCACCACCATGCCAACGACGACAGAGACGACGAGACGCTACTCGTGCAGTTCAGTTTCCGAAAACACGGAGTTCCGGAGCTGTCAGTGTTTAACGGCAAGCTGCACAACAACTCCCTGCCAGCTACCCAGGAAATCCTGGACTACCACCTGAAGCATGGCCTCGACACGAGGGAAGTCGACGTCCGTTGTGCTCTGATCTCCGGGCCTTCGTCTAACGGCCTGATCTGCGCCTACTACAGGGCCACCGACGCACCCATTGCAGTATGCAACCCTAGTTTAGGCCTCACCGCTATCTTGCCATTGCCACCAAAGCCTAGCTCAAATCATCTTCACACATTGTGTCGCGAAGTCGCGATTTGGTTCGACGAGGTCGCACAAGATTACGCGGTGGTGCAGCTCTTGTCTTGCTACGGAGTCAGTTTCCACTTGCACGCGTCGGTGTACTCGAAAGCGACGAATTCTTGGAAGGAGCTGAGCGTCGGGGGCAGCGATGTGATTGCTCGTGGTTTGTGCGTTGTCTTCCCTATAAGTTCGCGGTGCAAGGACGGCTCGTTCTCGCACTGGCTGGCGTTTGACGAGGAGGGGAACGAGGTGATCGTGTCGTTCGACTTCAGGAACGAGGGTTTCCGTGTCTTGAAGATAACGGGCTTTGAGATTTTGTTGAGGCGGGGGTATAAGAGGATTTTTGCAGAGGGCGATGACTCTTTTCTCGTGTTCAATTCCGGTGATCAGGAAGAGGCTAAGTGGTTGAACATGTCTTGGTTTAGAGTGGAAGAGAATAGGCTGCAATTGGATCGCATGAAGAGAGTTGGAACATTTAATGGCCTAGTCATAACCAAGGCTTTGGCTTTGTGTGAGAGGGGTTGTGTTGTTTTGGAGGCTGAGAATGGGTGTTTAGTACTTTATGAttattgtaatgaaaaatttcttaaatgtTTCGAGATGGAGAGTAATGTGTCCATGATTTTTGAGTATAGAGGAAGCTTTGTTTTGCCTTAGGTGCTAGTGTTTTTTATTAGCTTTATTTACTTAATAATGTGAACTTTGATATAGTATCTCAAGTTCTTTATCTTTTGGTTTGTAATGTGGTGAGATTTTGTTAACTTTCATTTGGTTATATATGGTGTGGCACTAAGGTTATGGCCCTTATCAAATTTCCTGTTtaatttatggagtagtatttaatgaaAGCTCTATGATCATACTACATTAGTGAATCTTAACATCAATGAAATCACCCAGATAAATAGTACTCTTTTACTTCAAACAAATACAATTCTCTAAAGATATTAGCTTGGAGATCAAGATACGTGTTAGCTTGGAGGACAAGAAACATATTAGCTTAGAGGCTAAGAAATATATTAGCTTGGTGTCCAAGAATACTTGGAGCACAAACTTTGTAATATTCTATATAAGGGTGTCATAATATTGAAGAAACCAACCAAGCCATATATCAAAATGTAGTCTTCAAAATTCTTTGataatctttaatttgagTATTTACATTTCTGCATTTCAATTCTATTTTCagcatggtatcagagcagctAACGATCCTTTCGTTAGTTTgttcaaaaccctcaaaacaaaaacaaaaaatcttTGATTAAATCTGTGTTCAATCTATACtccaaaatctcaaaatagaaaaaatatgcaCCAAAATTCAAGCCTTTCTTTCCACCCATGAAGCCGACAAGTCCGAAGGCAGAGGGACAACAAGAGGAGTCGATGAAGGCTGTGACTAAGAGAAAGCTATGATGAAAGCACCTTCAGAGAAAGCAGTCTACTGCTGTAAGAATCTAGTTGGAGTAAAGCCTGCCACGAAAGAAAGCACTACCGAAAAAATGACTGAGAAGTCTTCCGGAGAAAGCTTGTGTCGGCTTCTGAAGTGGAAGCCGTCATAGGGGTAGAGACTGTCCCCGAAAAGCTAAGGTTGTGGAAGCGGTCACCGAGAAGTGGACCAGCGGCGGTGGATTGTCTATATCCGAAGAGAAAAAAGCAGCAGTCAAGATAAGAAAACAGAGAAGGAATTCATGGTTTGTCCGGTCGTGGGGGAGAGGAAGTATGCGACCGAACAACTCCTCTCCTATAGTGGCCGTGAAGGCCAAAGATGACGGAGTTGAAAGGGTGAGAAAGCTACAGCAGTGAAGCCGCCATGTCACGTCCGGGAAGGCCAATAAGAGCTGTTATGGCAGAGGCAGCAGCAAACGCAAGAGGCCAACGTCTGCATGGCGAGGGGGAATGAGATAGTGGCATCACACAGCCATACCATGCCTGGAGAAGAAGAACGAGAGAAACTACATGTTGATTAAGAATCTGACAACTGACAGAAACAGACATATTATTGCAATTCATCCTGAACAGTACAGAACAGCAAGAACACCTTCAATCATAACACACAATTGATAAACTACAAACAGTTTGCCACACTTATTTCTTGTTCTTGACACAAATCTTCAATAGCTGCTCAGCTACTTCATTcaactcttcttcttccttctctctcaacGTCTCACTCAATCTCCGAGCTCTGCTCCTCAGACCTTCATACAGCGCATTCTTCTCCACCATCACCTTATTGATTGCATTGGCGACCTCCTCTCCCGCATACACTCCATTTTCATGATCCTTTTCGACAACCAAACCAACACCGAGCTCCGCCATTAATTGAGCATTGAAAGGCTGGTCAACTTTCATGGGCGTGGCTATAACCGGGACCCCAAAATACATGCTCTCTGTCATTGAACTCCTTCCACAATGACTCACAAAACCACCTATACTCGGATGGCCTAAAATCTTCTTCTGTGGCGCCCAGCCAGTCACAACCAACCCTCTGTCCTTCATTGTTTCGAGAAACCCTGCAGGCAGTTCTTCTTCAATCAATCTGATGCCCGTGCCCGCCTCCTCAGCAGGATATCTGATCACCCACAGAAAGTTAACATCACAAAGCTGCAGCCCTTTTGCTATTTCTGCAATCTGCTTCTTGGATAAAAAGCATTCACTGCCAAAGGAGATGTATATGGTAGAATCAAGATTCTTCCCATTTAGCCATTTCATGATCTCGATATCCTCGTGCCTGTTAGGATCAGCAACGATTAAGGGGCCAGTGCATACTATCTCCTTTTTGCTCAAAGCAGAGAGATAGTCTGCATACTTCTTTTCAACATGCCTTGAGCTCCTTGACAAGACTATGTCTGTTGATCTTGTCAAATTTCCgaataaaaaatcatcatcTGCGTCCTTCAAATTTTCTGCGACAAGAGCTACCTGCCTGAGCACATATTCATCCGGCTGACTTATAGCTGGAAATGGGAAGGAGGCGCTACTACCTACTGTATATAAATGGTGGAGGTAAGACAACACCGTTGCTCCAGGGGTCGAGAAGTGTACACAGGGTACACCTTTGGATGACGCGATCTTGGGCGCCCATGGTTGGTATACGTCGAATAAGACAAGATCCGGCTTTAGAGAATCCATGATATCTGAGAAGCTAGAGCTTGATTCTTGAAAGGTTTTCATAAGGGTTGGGATAAGATGGGAGGGGAGATTCCTGGGGGAGTGGAGGTGGGGAGGGAGATGAGGAAGAGATGGCATGTGCAGCTCTACTAGTTCAACTGATGCAGCAGCAGCATCTTCGGGCGAGATGCTGGATTTGATTGAATCAAGGTTGACAGCGGTCGAGCATAGGTGCATGGTGAAGTGGTGTGTTTTTGAGAGGCGTTTGGCGAGTTCGAGGTATGTGAATATGTGTCCATGACCTAACCATGGGAACATGAGGACTTTGAAGCTttcttgtttctctctctccatggCTACAAGTGAATGAAAGCTCTCATcacaaattactaaaaattgaaaaacttgcTTTGGCCACTAGCAAGATGGTAAAATTTTgaggaatttattttaatcaaggACTTAAGaagttttaatgtgaaattaataaaatagtatatttgttttaaatgattggaagagaataaatagaattgaaaaggaaaaaaatgatagatcatattaacaaaaatgcaaatagattaatttttatgaacaaattaaactaaaatcaacaaaatttacTAGTTGTGGAAATAAGGAATTAGACTAACAAACACATTCTTTTAAATACAAGGCACTAAGTAATTATGAATCGCTTCATTGCTGAAAATCCGTTTATTACTAAGGAAAGATTAATAACAATTTAactaacaaatactccctccattccccttaggagtcacactttcatgtatgcactcgttttataaaaatgataataaatagttaaagtagaaaaatggTTGTGACTCTAACgagggacggaaggagtaacaAAGATGAAAATTCATTGTCTGATGAAGATGAAACCACAATTCTAAAATAATGAAGATGAAGGTTCATTATATGATGAAGATTAAACCTCAATACTAGAATAATGAGGTTGAAGGTTCATTGACTAACAAAAAAGGAAGATAAAGGTTTGAAACCTCGGCATTGAAGATAATGGCGATGAATgcccaaaattaaatttcacataGTAATTCAAACCTATACGAAAATTCTACTAAGCAAACTTTCAGCTTAAATACTTGAACTAGAAATAGTAATGAGTAGAGAAACGAATTAGAGAGATATACCGCAGAAAAATGGTCGGCGGCGACTGAATTCGGATGCGGAAGAATGGAGAGAAGGAGAATTTGTCGTTTCTTTTTTGAGTGAAAGTGATTAAGATTTATTCAAAACTTTTCTCTCAACAAATGTCTAGATCTTCCGCAAGTCTCAGCCATTCATTTCGCTTCT
Protein-coding sequences here:
- the LOC125198172 gene encoding putative F-box protein At3g21120, with amino-acid sequence MDSNFPNHDVVTEILLHCPFTSLLRFRSVCKSWRDHIDSEPFRKSHIHHHANDDRDDETLLVQFSFRKHGVPELSVFNGKLHNNSLPATQEILDYHLKHGLDTREVDVRCALISGPSSNGLICAYYRATDAPIAVCNPSLGLTAILPLPPKPSSNHLHTLCREVAIWFDEVAQDYAVVQLLSCYGVSFHLHASVYSKATNSWKELSVGGSDVIARGLCVVFPISSRCKDGSFSHWLAFDEEGNEVIVSFDFRNEGFRVLKITGFEILLRRGYKRIFAEGDDSFLVFNSGDQEEAKWLNMSWFRVEENRLQLDRMKRVGTFNGLVITKALALCERGCVVLEAENGCLVLYDYCNEKFLKCFEMESNVSMIFEYRGSFVLP
- the LOC125198169 gene encoding UDP-glucosyltransferase 29-like; this translates as MEREKQESFKVLMFPWLGHGHIFTYLELAKRLSKTHHFTMHLCSTAVNLDSIKSSISPEDAAAASVELVELHMPSLPHLPPHLHSPRNLPSHLIPTLMKTFQESSSSFSDIMDSLKPDLVLFDVYQPWAPKIASSKGVPCVHFSTPGATVLSYLHHLYTVGSSASFPFPAISQPDEYVLRQVALVAENLKDADDDFLFGNLTRSTDIVLSRSSRHVEKKYADYLSALSKKEIVCTGPLIVADPNRHEDIEIMKWLNGKNLDSTIYISFGSECFLSKKQIAEIAKGLQLCDVNFLWVIRYPAEEAGTGIRLIEEELPAGFLETMKDRGLVVTGWAPQKKILGHPSIGGFVSHCGRSSMTESMYFGVPVIATPMKVDQPFNAQLMAELGVGLVVEKDHENGVYAGEEVANAINKVMVEKNALYEGLRSRARRLSETLREKEEEELNEVAEQLLKICVKNKK